A region of the Gemmatimonadota bacterium genome:
TCGAGGGATGAACAGGACCCGCCGGACGTCCAGCCGTTGACCGCGACCCGTCCCGCCCTGGCGTCGATGCCGACGACGATGCGTTCCGGTCCCCACGCCTCCACCACCTGCCGCACCATATCGGGACGCTCCACGGCCGCCGTGCCCAGGATGACGCGGCGCACCCCCAGCGCCAGCCAGGCCTCCACGGCCTCGGGCGTACGGATGCCTCCGCCCAGTTGTACCGGCATATCGGCCTGTTCCAGGATGGCGACGACACTCGTCCGGTTGCCCGCATAGCCGGTGAACGCGCCGTCCAGGTCGACGACGTGCAGGTAGGTCGCACCCTGCGATTTCCATCTCAACGCGACGTCCGCCGGGGAATCACCGTACACCGTTTCGTGGTCGCGCATTCCCTTTACGAGGCGGACGCATCGCCCCTGTCTGATGTCGATGGCGGGGTAGAGTTGCATCTGGAATCATCGCCCTCCGAAGCCCTGTCCGACGGCACGCTTTCGAACCACGCGTCCTGTGCTAAAGATGGACCGCAAAGCGCCGGCCTGTCAACCGACAAATCCCTTGACATGGACAACCCGGGCCCATAGTTTTCGGTGGAATCCGGCTCGATGGCTACCGGGTGTCCCGGCCCATGCTGCGCCGGTTCCCCGTGCGGTGGCCGACTTCCCCTCCGACCCCACGACCCCACGCCTTTCGTATACCCGATGTCAGCCTTTGTCGATCCTGTTCAGCCCCTGTTGAAGGCCCATAGGCGACTGGCCTCCGATCTGGCCGACCTGTGCCGGGAAGTGAATCACGAAGTCTATCTCGTGGGCGGTTCCGTGCGGGATGCCATCCTGGGCCGCACAGTACGGGACCTTGACCTTACGCTCGCGGCGGACGGACTGGCGCTAGGGCGGAAACTGGCGGACCGCCTGCGGTGTCCCTTCGTGCCGCTCGACGATACGGACCGAACCGGGCGCGTCGTGTTACGGCACCGGTTCACGATCGATATATCGTCCTTCAAGGGCGATACCCTGGAGGCGGATCTCCGCAAGCGGGATTTCACCATCAACGCCATGGCCGTCCGCCTGGCGGACCTGCTGGGCGGCCGACCGTCGATCATCGATCCCCTGGGCGGCGCGGCCGACCTCGCAGCAGGGAGGCTCAAGGCCGTATCCGAAGCGTCCTTTCACGACGACCCGCTACGCGTATTGAGGGCGTTCCGGCTTGCCGGCCAGTTCGGCCTGGACATCACGCCCCGTACCGAGACGTGGATCGCGGCATGCGACGAAGACCTGCGAGAGATATCGGGCGAACGCCTGCTTTACGAACTGTCCTTGATCATGGGGAGGCGACGCACGTCGGATCGGGTGACCGCCATGATCCGCTCCGGCGTGTTCGCGTCGCTCTTTCCCGGGTGGATGGGAACGTCGTCGGCATCGGTGTCTCATCGGCTGGAACGGACGGACCGGCTCATCGCAAGGGACGTTTTCCTGGAGGACCAGGGACTTTACGTCCACCTGACCGGATGCGAAGCAAAAATGGCGGGCGACCGTACCAGCCTGTGGATCCTCCGATTCGCCAGCCTCGTGCTGTGCGGCATCCTGGCTGGCGGCGCGGCTGGCGGTACGGACGGGACTCCTGACCGGATTGGCGGTGCGGCCGGTAGTACGGCCGGCAGCACGGAACCAGCCCTCGACCGGGTCGAAGGCGCGGCCGAACGGTTGAGGCTGAGCAAGCGGGAAAGGCAGGCGCTCCACCAGCTGGTGTTCGGGGCGTTGAGACTGCTCGAAGGGGCCGCTTCAGGGGAACCGGATGACGAAGCGCTCTGCCGGATTTTGCGCGGGTCGAAAGACGATACCCCCGGCGCGGCACTCCTCGCCATTGCGCACGGACCGGACGAGGGAATCGCGGCGGGCGGCAGGATCGCGAAGGCCGCGCGCCGGCTCCTGCGGCTTTACGCCCGGCACCGGATCCTGCGGGCGAAGGGCCTGATCTTGAACGGCGCGGATATCATGGACGACCTGGGCCTGACCGAGGGACCGGAGATCGGCCGCCTGCTGGATAAGCTTGAAACGATCCAGACCATACATGACATTCGGACCAGGGAACAAGCCCGGAAGCTACTCTACGAAGATGCCGCGGATGGCTTGGCCGGCGCGGAAAGCGCATAGCACGGATGGCTTGGCCGGCGCGGAAAGTGCATAGCGCGGTCCGGACTGCGAGTTTTGACCATGAAGCTCTGTACCACCCTTCAGATGCGTTCGATCGACCGTCGCACCATCGAAGACTACAGCCTGTCCGGTTACGAACTGATGGAAAGGGCGGGCTGCCGGGTGGCGGAAATCGCGAAGCAGCTCCTGGAGGGCGTGGCCGGCAAGACGGTCGCCGTAGTGTGCGGAAAGGGGAACAACGGGGGGGACGGATTCGTGGCCGCCCGGTATCTCCATCTGTGGGGCGCTTCGGTCACCTGCCACGTGCTCGCCGCCAGGCCGGCCCTGCCGGTCGACGCTAAGAAGCACCTGGAACGGCTAGAAGAAACCGGCCTGGTTCCTGACTTCCGGCCCGACGGTCCGCTCGAATTGCCCGGCCAGCCCGGCCGGCCCCCGGCGCTGATCATCGACGCGCTCCTCGGCACCGGGTTGAAGGGACCGCCGCGCGATCCATACGGCGCGGCCATCGCGGTGATCAACCTCAGCTCATCTCCTGTGCTCTCCGTCGACACCCCGTCGGGCCTGGCGCCCGGCTGCGGAAGTCCGCAATCCCGTCCCCGTGCGGAATGGACCTGCGTGCGCGCCGACCATACCCTATCGATCGGCCTGATGAAGGTCGACCTGGCTACTTACCCCGGCCGTTCCTGGTGCGGGGTCCTGGAAGTCGCGGACATCGGCTTTCCCGACCGTGCCGTAGAGGCGGAGGCGTTGTATCTCTCCATGCCCGAGCGAAGCGAGATGGCCGGCCTGATCCCGGTTCACCGGCCCGGGGACCACAAGGGAAGCCGCGGAAAGGTCGCCGTCGTCGCCGGTTCGGCGGGCATGGCGGGAGCGGCGACGCTGGCTTCCCGCGCGGCTCTGCGCGGCGGCGCGGGCATGGTCATGCTCGGTGCGCCCGCGGGCCTGATGTATGCCCTGACGGCCAGGCACACGGAAGTGATGCTTCGCAGCCTGTCCGAAACCGCCGAAGGATCGCTTTCTCTCGCGGCCGAGTCCGACATCGATGCGCTGCTATCCTGGGCTGACGTGCTGGCCATCGGTCCGGGTCTCACGCGCCACGAGGAAACCTCCGCGCTGATCCGCCGCGTCGTATCGAACAGCGAGCGGCCGGTCGTCATCGACGCCGACGGAGTGAACGCCTTCGCGGGCCACCGGGACGGCCTGTCCGGCACGGCGCCGGAAGTCATCATGACGCCCCACGTGTTCGAGCTGTCCAGGCTGACCGGCATGGCCGTCGACGACATCGAGGCGGACCGGGTCGCGGCCGCGAGACAGGCCGCCGGTACCCTGCAGGTCACGCTCGTGCTCAAAGGCGCCGCCTCGCTGGTGGCTTCCCCCGATGGACAGGTCTCGGTGAATTCCACTGGGAACCCTGGGATGGCCACCGCCGGATCCGGCGACGTGCTGACCGGCCTCATCGCCGCCCTGCTCGGCCAAGGCCTCGGTGCATGGGACGCGGCCCGGCTGGGGGTATACCTCCACGGTCTGGCAGGCGATCTAGGCGCGGAGGCCATGGGGCCGCACAGCCTGGTGGCCGGTGATCTCATCGACTATTTGCCCGGCGCCTTCCTGCATACGGGCGGGGGACGGGCTTCACCCTAGAAAGCAGGATTCCGTGGACACGAAATTCGACCCGGCGTCGCTTGAGGAAATCGTGGTCCGCGCCTTGCGGGAGGACGTGGGAGACGGCGACGTCACCACCGAGTGGACGCTGGCGACCGACGCTGTGGCCCGCGCCCAATTCGAGGCCGGGCAGCCCGGCATCCTGTCCGGCCTGTACCCGGCGTGTCTCACGTTCCGGGAGGTGGACCCCGGCCTGGAATTCCGCGCCCTGCTGACCGACGGCGACCAGGTGGAACCCGGCCAGACCATCGCCGAAGTGCGGGGCGCCGCGCGGTCGGTACTCACCGCCGAACGAACAGCGCTCAATTTCATGCGTCACCTTTCCGGCATCGCATCCATGACCCGTCAATACGTCGACGCCGTGCGGAACACCGGCGCGCGCATCGTGGATACCCGCAAGACCACGCCCGGTCTCCGCGACCTGGAGAAAAGGGCCGTACTGCACGGCGGCGGAGACAACCACCGCCACGGTCTCTTCGACATGGTGCTGATCAAAGACAACCACATCGCCGCCGCGGGCGGCATCGCCGCCGCGGTTCGCACCTGCAGATCGAACATGAAGCAGTCGGGCAGGCGGTACGACATCGAGGTGGAGACGAGCACCCTGGACCAGGTTGAAGAGGCCGTGCGCAGCGGGGCGGACTGGATCATGCTGGACAACATGAGCGACGCGGAAATGCGGACGGCGGTCGGCCGGGTCCGCGCGCTGACCGCGGCGGATCAGTCCATCGTGGTCGAAGCGTCGGGAGCGATCACGTTGGATCGGCTCACAGCAATCGCGAAAACCGGGGTAGACGTGATCTCCGTCGGTGCCTTGACCCATTCCGCACCGGCACTCGATATCAGCCTGAACGTGATGGCCTCCGACTGAAGCGGATGCACCGGAACGGAACGACGATGAAGCCTCCGTGCCCGAGCGATGAGTTGGAAGGATTCCAGGACCGGTACGACGCGGTCCGCATGCGCGCGAAGCTGTCATCACGGATCTTCGGCCGCGTATTGGAGTACCACGCGCGGGTGGGGTCCACCAATGACGTGATCCTGGACATGGCCGAACAGGCCGCGCCCCATGGGACGGTCTGCCTTGCCGATGAGCAGTCGGCCGGCAGGGGCCGCCGCGGATACGGGTGGTTCTCGCCCCCCGGATGCGGGATCTGGGCTTCCGTCCTGCTCCGGCCCCGGCTGTCCGCGGACCGGACCCCTCCGCTCACGTTGTGTGCCGCCGCCGCCGTGGCCCCCGTCCTGGAAACGGCCGCCGGCGTGTCCGTGGAAATCAAGTGGCCGAACGACCTGCTCATGGAAGGACGCAAGGTCGCCGGCATCCTGGCCGAATCCCGCGTCGTGTCCGGTGACGAGCCGGTCATCGTGATCGGCATGGGGATCAACGTAAACCACACCCGTGGACAGTTTCCCGACGAGCTTTCCGCGTCCGCCACTTCGCTGCGCATCGAATCGGGCCGCCCCGTGGGTCGCGAGGACCTGTTCCTGGCCATCCTGGCCTCCCTGGAGTCCGCCTACGGGCATTACCTGGCATCCGGGCCCGCGTCTCTCCTAGCCGAAGTCGACGCCCGTCTCGCCTGGCAAGGGTTGACGGTCGAGGCCGACAGCCCCGCCGGATCCGCCGGGCGTGTATCCCACATCGATGAGGAGGGCGGCCTGGTGCTCGACCGCCAGGACGGCGGCCCCCTGGTCATCCGTTCCGGATCCATCAGACTGCTTAGACTTCGTACGTAGATCCGGGCGTAAGTGGCATATTGGCATTGCGATTGAAAGGCGGACCGAGGTAAATTGGATCAGCGGATTCGAAGTTCATCCCGTGCATGATCGGCAGATTGCCGGCCATCTTCGCAGTCTGCCGCGCACGGGCGAAGTCGGCAATCGAAGGGAGACCAGGCTTCATGGGATTACTAATCGACGTCGCGCTGCCGCTGGCACTCGCCTTCATCATGCTCGGGCTTGGGCTCGGGCTCACCTTCGACGATTTCGCTCGGGTGGTGCGCCGGCCGCGCGACTTCGCGGTGGGTGCCTTCTCCCAGATCGTCCTGCTGCCGGCTGTTGCCTTCGTCCTCGCCAGCGTCTGGCCGATGGCGCCGGAACTCGCGTTGGGCCTGATGATCATCGCCGCCGCGCCGGGCGGTCCGACCTCCAATATCCTGACCGCGTTTGCGCGCGGCGATGTGGCGCTGTCGATCTCGCTGACCGCGGTGATCAGCCTGGCAAGCGTGATCACCATTCCGGCCATCGTAGTCTTCGCCTACGGGCAGTTCATCGGCGATTCGGCGGAGCAGGACATATCGGTCGCCGGCGCCGCACTCGGCGTCTTCCTGATCGTTGCCGTTCCGGTGCTGACCGGTCTTGTCATCCGCCGCATCGCGGAAGGCTTCGCGCTTCGGTTCGAACCAGCGGCCCGCAAGGTCTCTGCGGTGCTGTTGATGCTTGTACTCGCCGGCGCGATCTACGATCAACGCGCCAACCTCGTCCCCTATTTCGCGCAGGCCGGGCTGGTCACGCTCGTCCTCAACTTGCTGATGATGACCATCGCCTGGTTCCTCGCCCGGATGTTCACCTCCGGACCAACCCAGCGGACCGCCATTTCAATCGAATGCGGCATCCAGAACGGGACGCTCGCGATCGCGGTCGCGGTAATGCTGTTCGGCGGCGGGCTCGCGACCATGCCGGCGGCGACCTACAGCCTGATCATGTTCGCCACCGCGCTGATCTACATCGCCCTGCTGCGGCGGATCGTTTGACCGCGGCGCGGTCCTCCCGCGCCGGCTCAACCACTTCCCGATGCTCGACAATAGCCGCCCCCGCGTGACGGTGTGCCGCCTCTTCCCGGTGCCGGGTGGACCTTAGCGGATCGTGTCCAGGGCATGCCCCGACTGACTCGGTGCGCCGCACCAGGGTGAGGAGCCGCGAAACGTCAAATCACCGTCGAACGGCGGAAAACGCGCGCGCCACAAATCAAAAAATACTTGCATCAACCAATGACCTTTCATATATTAGCAGACTGGACATTCGAGTGCTAATTTCAGAATCACTACTTGTTGAATATACAAGTATTTAGTTGACTCAAAAAGTGCGTACAGCCCAGCTGTTCGCCTTGCTCAGAATCGCCCGGTACCACCCGGCGAAACACAGGGGGTAGCAGAAGTGCCAGCAAAACAACTTTCATTCGACGCCGATGCCCGGCAGGCCCTCAAGCGAGGGGTGGACGCCCTGGCTGACGCGGTCCGTGTCACCATGGGTCCCAAGGGACGTTGCGTCGTGCTCGACAAGAAATTCGGTTCACCCACTTTCACGCTGGACGGCGTCACGGTGGCGAAGGAAATCGAGCTCGAGGACAATTACGAAAACATGGGCGCGCAGATGATCAAGGAAGCCGCGTCGAAGACGAGCGACGTGGCCGGCGACGGGACGACCACGGCCACCGTCCTCGCCCAGGCCATCTACGCGGAAGGCCTGCGGAACGTGACTTCCGGCGCCAATCCCATGGATCTGAAGCGGGGCATCGACAAGGCCGTATCGGCGGTGGTCGGTTCGATCGCTGAAATGTCTAAGGCCGTGGAAGGACGGAAGGAAATCTCCGAGACCGCTACCGTTTCGGCCCATGGCGACGCCACCATCGGCGACCTGATCGCGGACGCGATGGAAAAAGTGGGCAAGGACGGCGTCATCACGGTCGAAGAGGCCAAGAGCATGGAAACCTCCCTGGACGTCGTGGAGGGCATGCAGTTCGACCGCGGTTATCTGTCGCCTTACTTCGTTACCGATTCCGAGTCCATGGAAGCGGTACTCGAGGACACGAAGATCCTGATTCACGACAAGAAGATCAGCGCCGTCAAGGATATCTATCCCGTCGTCGAGAAGATCGCCCAGAGCGGCTCCCCGCTGCTGATCATCGCCGAGGACATCGAGGGCGAGGCCCTTGCCCTGCTGGTGGTCAACAAGCTTCGCGGCACCCTGAAGGTCGCCGCGGTCAAGGCGCCCGGATTCGGCGACCGTCGTAAGGCCATGCTCGAGGATATCTCCATCCTGACCGGCGGTACGGTCATCTCCGAGGACGCCGGCTTCAAGCTGGAAAACGTGACCGTGGGCGACCTGGGTACGGCCAAGCGCGTCAACCTCGACAAAGACAACACGACGATCGTCGAAGGCGCCGGCGGCACCGACGCGATCCAGGGACGCATCAACCAGATCCGCGCCCAGATCGAGGAAACCACCTCCGATTACGATCGGGAGAAGCTGCAGGAACGCCTGGCCAAGCTGGCGGGCGGCGTGGCGGTCATCAACGTGGGCGCCGCGACGGAAGCCGAGATGAAGGAAAAGAAGGCACGGGTCGAAGACGCCCTCAACAACGCCAAGGCGGCCATCGAGGAAGGCGTCGTACCGGGCGGCGGCGTCACGTTCATCCGCGCGCTCTCCGCGCTGGACAACGGACTGGACACCGAGGGTGACGAAACCGTCGGCGCCGGCATCGTGCGCAAGGCGCTCGAGGCGCCCGTAAGGCAGCTGGCGGAGAACGCCGGCCTTGAAGGATCCATCATCCTGCAGAAGATCAGGGAAGGCGAAGGCGGATTCGGTTACAACTTCGAGTCCGATACCTACGGCGATATGTCCGAAACGGGCGTGATCGAGCCCGCCAAGGTCTCCCGCGTAGCGCTGCAGCACGCCGCGAGCATCGCCGGCCTGCTGCTGACCACCGAAGCGCTGGTGGCGGAACTCCCCGAAGACACCCCGCCTCCGGCCATGCCGCACGGCGGCGGCATGTACTAAGCGGGACGCTTCGAAAAGGAACCGGTCTCCGACCGGTTGCAGGTAAACCCCCGGTGGCTTCACCGGGGGTTTTCTCTTGCTACGGCCGGTCGCCGATTCTATATTCCCCCGAGACCGGACGGCGGATACGAAATACAGGTCCTGGGCGACGGAGCGACCATGAGAAACCCGGTGGTAATAGAACGCGCGGAACGGCTTCACCAGATCCCGCTGAACCGGCCCCTGGAACATTCACGATACTTAAGAAGACTGGCTGCCAGGGGGATCGAGCCCATAGATCTGACCACGGGCATCGACGACCTTCCCCCCGGACAGGCTGCCATCGAGAAGATCTTCGACGCCGATTCGGCCACCGGAGGTCGAGGCGAACCGCGCGGTCCTGGCAGCCCAGGCGGTCCAGGCAGCCCGGAAGTACCGGCCGAGTCATCCCGGCTCACCGGCGCCGAGTTCCGCAGGGCGTTCAGCAACTGGTTCGCGTACCGGTTCGACGTGGAGATCGATCCCGACAGGCACGTCCTGCCCTTCGCGGGTTCGGCGGTCGGCCCGGCCTGCGTGGCCATGGCGCTGGTCAACCCCGGTGAAACTGTGTTGGCGCCCGACCCCTCCCATCCGGCCTACCGGACCAGCGCCGTGCTGGCGAACGGACAGATCCTATCCTATCCCCTGCACGGACGAAACGATTTCCTCCCCAACCTGAAGCAGATCGAACCCCGGATCGCCGGACAGGCAAAACTGATGTACGTCGGTTTTCCGAACGATCCGACCGGGGTCGTGGCGGACCATTCGTTCTTTCGGGAACTCATCGATTTTGCGCGCAGGCACAACATCATCGTCTGTCACGATGCGACGCAGCACTTTCTTACGTACGACGGGATCGAAGCCCCGAGCCTCCTGCAGACGCCCGGCGCGATGAACGTGGGCATCGAGTTGTTTTCCCTTTCCGTGCTACCCGGAGGCGTATTCCGCGACCTGGGCGTGGCGGTGGGCAATCCTTCCGCGCTGGCCGCCATCTCCCAGTTGACCTCCCATCTGCATGCCCCGCTGATGCCCGACCTTCTCGCGGCCGCAGCCACGGAGTTTCCCCGTCTGGACCGGCACGTGGAAGCCATGGTTTCCAGGTGCGGGTCGCAAAGAGACCTGATGGTATCGGGGCTGCGGGACCTCGGCTGGCACCTGCCCGCGCCCGGCGGCGGACCATACGTCTGGCTACCCGTGCCGCCCCGTTATTCCTCCGTACGATTCAGCATCCTGTTGCGCAAGGCCGGCGTGTTCGTCGTGCCCGGCGCATACCTGGGCGAATACGGCGAAGGATACGTCCGATTGGCCTTCAACGGCGACGAGTCGCAGATCCGTGAAGCGCTCGACCGCATCGACCGGCAGATGTCGCGGTTCCGTTTGCGCAAACGGGCGTTCCCCGCGGTCAGTCTGGCCTGAACGGTTCCGCCCCATGTCCGGAGACTGGATCAGCGTGCGGGGCATCCGCACATTCGGCCACCATGGCGTGACGGCCCGGGAACGGACGCTGGGACAGGTATTCGAAGCCCACGTCGCACTGCGGCTGGACCTGTCGGAGGCGTCCCGGACGGACCGCCTGTCCGATACCGTGGATTACGCGGACGTCTGCCGGCGCGTGGGACGCATTCTCGGCGGCGAGCCGTGCTGTCTGCTGGAGGCGGTCGCCGGCCGGGTGGCGGACGAACTGATCTCGGCCTACCCCCCTGTGGACCAGGTCGTGGTCAGACTGTGGAAGCCCGGTGTGGCCGCGGAATTGCCGCATTCGGGAACCCCCGGGGTCACCGTGCATCGTAGCAGGGAGGCGTGACGTACCGGACCGTTGCGTACAGGACCGTGCCGTGCCTGAACAAGCCGACCAAGTGGGCCAAGCCGACTACAAGGTGCGAAATGGCGTCTGTCGCGCTGGGACTGGGCAGCAACATCGGGGATCGCGTCGCCAGGTGTCGGCAAGCGCTATGCGAACTGGCCGGGCATGAGGCGATCCGGATCGTCAGGTGCTCGTCATGGTACGAGACGCGGCCGGTAGGCCACGCTGGCCAGCCCGACTTCGTCAACGGCGCGGTCCTTGTGGAGACCACGCTTGCGCCCTTGCGACTGCTCGAATCGCTCAAGGGCGTCGAAACGCGCATGGGACGTTCCGTCACGTGGGAAAAAGGACCCCGCGAAATCGATCTCGACCTGTTGCTCTACGACGACCTGGTACTCGGGCGGCCGGGTCTCGACATCCCCCATCCCGCCATGGCGCAACGGGCCTTCGTGCTCGTTCCCCTGGCGGAAATCCACCCGGACCTGGTCCACCCTGTATACGGACGGACCGTGTCCGACCTGCTGGATGACCTGAAACCCGTGGACCATCTCGTCCGCTTTCTTGCCGAGCCATAACCGGAGTCCTGATGGAAGAAGCCAATGCCGATCTGATCACGCTGATCCTGGCCGCTGGAAAAGGCACCAGGATGCACTCCGGCCTGGCGAAGGTGCTGCACCGTGTAAACGGCCGGCCGATGATTCACTACGTGCTGGACACGGCGCGGGCGCTCCGGCCCCGGCGGATCATCGTCATCGTCGGTCACCAGGCCGGCGAGGTGCGGCGGGAACTGGCCGGATCGACCGGATTGCCCGGATCGACCGGATTGCCCGGACCGACCGGATTGCCCGGTCAGCCCGGACCGACCGTGGAATTCGCCGTGCAGGAGGAGCAGCTGGGCACCGGCCACGCGGTGCGCCAGGCCGGACCGCTGCTGGCCGGCGAAAGCGGTATCGTGCTCGTCCTCGCCGGTGACACGCCCCTGATCCGTCCTACTACCCTGGCAGCGCTGATCGACGCGCACCGCCGGAACGGCGCCGCGGCCTCCGTACTCACCGCACGCGTCGACGACCCCACGGGCCTGGGGCGCATCCTGCGCGACGATACGGGCTGTATCGACCGGATCGTCGAGGAGAAGGACGCCACCGAGGAACAGCGGGCGCTTAAGGAGATCAACACTAGTACCTACTGTTTCGATCCTGTCCTGCTGCTGCGGGCCCTGGACCAGCTGACCCCGGAGAACCGGCAGGGCGAATACTACTTGACGGACACCATCGAGATACTCCGGCGGGAGGGCCGCCGCATCGCGGACGCACCGGCCGGCATGCCGGAAGAATCCATGGGGATAAACACCCCGGAGCAGCTGTCGGCGGCCGAATCATGGCTGCTGGAGCGGGACCGCGCGAGGCCTCGCGACAGCTAAAAAACAGTTGACACCGCACCCTCCAACTCTGTATATATAGTGGTCTGGAAAGCGAATCGGTTTCCGCCTGTCGAACCAGCGTTCGATTTGACGGCGGAACTGTGTCGAGACCGGGGTACAAAGGGGGATCGCATGGTGAAAGGAACTGGTCGATGAAGCACTGTTGGTACCCTACCTATGTTTCCCTTCCTGGTGTATTTCCCTAGTTAGCTCTCCGGTTATCTCTGGCAAGCAGATATCGATGGTCGCACGGTCCCGTTGCCGGCTGTACCTCAGGACGCGATCCGCGTGGGATCCGCCATGACGAGACAAGTCATCCAACCCTCCGCGAACCGGCCGGACGCCGTTCCGGAAGGACGGGGGACAGGCGGCCGCTGGCGCGTTCGGGCGCTTGAAGGCGTGATCATCATCCTGGTCGGGCTGAACGCCTACCTGATCTACTCGGTGGCGACCTCGTCCGCATTCTCGACGTCCACCGAACGGTCCGTCGAGACGGTCGTCGACCCCTCGGCCTTCCATATCCAGGTGGAGGTCCTGAACGGATGCGGTGAACGGGGAATCGGACAACAGGCCATGCGGTTTCTCAGGGAACGAGGATTCGACGTGGTCAATATCGATAACGCCGACCATTTCGAATACCGGGAAACGGTCGTGCTGGACCGCCGGGGAACGGACGGACCGTCCGAGGCCGCCCGCGCGGTCGGAAACGCGCTGGGTACGCAGTATGTCCTGCTCCAGCGGAACGATGACCGGCTGGTGGACGTATCGGTGGTGATCGGCAAGGATTACGGCGAACTGCTCTTTTCCGTGGAGAACGACTGATCGTGGCGTTGGCATCGCAGGAAATCGCGGAGCAAGCGACCCTTACCATGCTGGCCAAGAATGCGGCGGACGTGATGATCATCGACCTCAGGGGGCTCTCGTCCATCACGGACTACTTCGTCATCGGGACGGCGGGTTCCGAACCGCAGATCAAGGCGGTCGTCGAGCAGGTGGCGTCGGATCTCAAGGAGCGGGATACAACGCCCTGGCACACGGAAGGCAAACAGAGCTGGCGGTGGGTACTGCTCGACTACGTGGACGTGGTCGTACACGTGTTCAGAGCGGAAGTCCGGGCATTCTACGGGCTCGAGCGGCTCTGGGGAGACGCGCCCCGGGTCGCCGTTTCTACCGACGCGACAACGGGTGAAATCATCCGCACGTCCGACGCGGGCGTCCCCGGGGCCAGGGTGGACGCACTGGAACACGAGGCATAGATTGGGCATTCTCGTCGTCGGAACGGTGGCGTTTGATACGGTGAAGACACCGGAAGGAGAGGCGAACGACGCGATCGGGGGGTCGGCGACCTATTTCTCGGCGGCCGCCAGTTTCTATACGCCGGTAGACGTCATCGCCGTCGTGGGAAACGATTTCCCCATGGCGTCCCTGGATTTCCTGCGGGAGAGGCAGGTCGACGTATCGGGCCTGGAGGTGAAGGAAGGAAAGACCTTCCGCTGGGCGGGCGAATACGCCGCCAACATGAACGACCGCCGCACGATCGACACGCAGTTGAACGTGATTTCCGGTTTCAAGCCCGTGCTGGCGGAGCGGCACCGCGCGCACGATCACGTGTTCCTGGCGAATCTCGATCCGGACATTCAACGCGACGTGCTGGACCAGACATGCCGCACGGACCATCCGGGACGTACAGGCGTCGTCGCCTGCGACACCATGGACTTCTGGATCGAGGGGCAAAGAACGTCCCTGCTGTCGACGCTGAGCGGAGTGGACGTGCTGA
Encoded here:
- a CDS encoding sugar kinase — protein: MGILVVGTVAFDTVKTPEGEANDAIGGSATYFSAAASFYTPVDVIAVVGNDFPMASLDFLRERQVDVSGLEVKEGKTFRWAGEYAANMNDRRTIDTQLNVISGFKPVLAERHRAHDHVFLANLDPDIQRDVLDQTCRTDHPGRTGVVACDTMDFWIEGQRTSLLSTLSGVDVLIINDSEALQLVDDHSLVRAAERILELGPRAVVVKRGAHGATLCTRDAWFGIPSYPVADVVDPTGAGDTFAGGFMGYLARSGDTGVSALKRAMVHGSVMASFNVEDFSVRRLESLTEAEISDRHDRFMEMITP